The genomic segment TTAGCGGAAGGACTGCAAAACGCCTTGCATGCCTCGGGAGGGAGTCCCAAACAGCACCGCACCGACAGTCTGAGCGCCGCCTATCGCAATCTGGGTGGCAAACGTCAAAAGCCCTTGACGCAGCTGTACGACGCCCTGTGCGACCACTACCGCATGGAACCGACGCGCAACAATCGGGGCGTGACGCACGAGAACGGCGCGATAGAGTCTCCCCACGGACATTTGAAAAACCGTATCGAACAAGCCATCTACCTGCGCGGCAGTGCCGATTTCCCGAGCGTGGAGGCCTATCAGGCAGTAGTGGCGGCGGCAGCAGAGGGGTTGAACCGCCAACACGCGGACAAGTTTGCCGCGGAGAGAGCGGCACTGCAGCCCCTGCCCAAATACCGGGTGCCGGACTACGAAATCCTGACGGCGCGGGTCAGCCGCCACAGCACCATCGAAGTGCGCTGCATCCTTTACACCGTCCCGTCCCGGCTCATCGGTCAGCGGGTCGAGCTGCACCTCTACCACGACCGCATTCTGGGCTTCTGGGGTCAAACCCAAGTCTTCGCCCTCACCCGGATGCGCGTCCAGGGGAACGGGAAACGTCGGGGACGCTGCATTGACTATCGCCACGTCATCGAGGGGTTGCGCCGGAAACCGCGAGCGTTGCTCTACTGCACCTGGCAAAAGGAGCTGTTACCCAACGAGCGCTATCGCCAGCTCTGGAATCAGCTCAAAACCGACTACGAGCGCGACCGGGCGGCCCGCTTGATGGTGGAAGCGCTTTACCAAGCAGCGACCCACGGCGAAGACCGGGTTGCCGATTACTTGGAACGGGAATTAGCCGCTGGCAGCCTCACGCCGCAGCGCCTGCAGGTCCAATTCCAATCCCAGCACCTCGCCTCGGTGCCGGCGCTCCAAGTCGAACAACATTCCCTGCACAGTTATGACCAACTCCTCTCCTCGGGAGGGAACGCCGCCGACCCCGACCCCGTTCCAGAGCCTGACGGTGCTGCTCAAGCAGATGCGCCTGA from the Rubidibacter lacunae KORDI 51-2 genome contains:
- a CDS encoding Mu transposase domain-containing protein, with the protein product LAEGLQNALHASGGSPKQHRTDSLSAAYRNLGGKRQKPLTQLYDALCDHYRMEPTRNNRGVTHENGAIESPHGHLKNRIEQAIYLRGSADFPSVEAYQAVVAAAAEGLNRQHADKFAAERAALQPLPKYRVPDYEILTARVSRHSTIEVRCILYTVPSRLIGQRVELHLYHDRILGFWGQTQVFALTRMRVQGNGKRRGRCIDYRHVIEGLRRKPRALLYCTWQKELLPNERYRQLWNQLKTDYERDRAARLMVEALYQAATHGEDRVADYLERELAAGSLTPQRLQVQFQSQHLASVPALQVEQHSLHSYDQLLSSGGNAADPDPVPEPDGAAQADAP